The Gemmatimonadota bacterium DNA window ACCCTCCACTTCAGGCCACGGCACCCGATGCAGAAGCGCGACTTCCTCCGCACGCTGGGCGGCGTCACCCTCGGCGCCTTCTTCGCCCCCGGGCAGCTCGCTCGTTATGCACGCCTCTCGGATGCCGCGCTGGCCGAGGACGAGCCGTTCTGGGCGCAGATACGCGCGGGCTTCCGCCTCACGCCGGAGTACATCAACCTGGAGAACGGCTACTTCTGTTTGCAGCCGACGGAGGTGCTCGAGGCGTTCATCTCCCGCGTGCGCGAGATCAACCTCCAGGCGTCGCGCTACATGCGCACGCGCCAGGGCGATGACAAGCTCGCCGTGCGCACGCGCCTCGCGCAGATGGCCGGCTGCTCGCCCGAGGAGCTGATCATCACCCGCAACACCACCGAGTCGCTCGACACGGTGATTGCCGGCTACGACTGGAAGGCAGGGGACGAGGCCGTGATGGCCGAGCAGGACTATGGCGCCATGCTCGACATGTTCAAGCTGCAGGCGCGCCGCTACGGGATCGTCAACCGGGTCGTCTCGCTCCCCAACGATCCACGCACCGACGACGAACTCGTGCAGCTGTACGCCAACGCCATCACCCCGCGCACGCGCCTCCTGATGGTGAGCCACCTGGTGAACATCAGCGGGCAGGTGCTCCCGGTACAGAAGATCGCCGCCATGGCGCATGCGCGTGGCGTCGCGGTCATGGTCGACGGGGCGCACGCCTTCGCCCAGCTCGACTTCCGCATTCCCGACCTGGGCGTGGACTACTACGGGGCGTCGCTGCACAAGTGGCTGGCGACCCCGTTAGGCGCGGGGATCCTCTACGTGAAGCGCGACAAGATCGCCGGATTGTGGCCCATCTACGGCGACAGCGGCCCCGCCGACGATGACATCCGCAAGCTGAACCACACGGGGACGCATCCGGTGCACACCGACCTGG harbors:
- a CDS encoding aminotransferase class V-fold PLP-dependent enzyme, which produces MQKRDFLRTLGGVTLGAFFAPGQLARYARLSDAALAEDEPFWAQIRAGFRLTPEYINLENGYFCLQPTEVLEAFISRVREINLQASRYMRTRQGDDKLAVRTRLAQMAGCSPEELIITRNTTESLDTVIAGYDWKAGDEAVMAEQDYGAMLDMFKLQARRYGIVNRVVSLPNDPRTDDELVQLYANAITPRTRLLMVSHLVNISGQVLPVQKIAAMAHARGVAVMVDGAHAFAQLDFRIPDLGVDYYGASLHKWLATPLGAGILYVKRDKIAGLWPIYGDSGPADDDIRKLNHTGTHPVHTDLAINHAIDFHQAIGSARKEARLRYLQQYWVSKVHGMPKIILNTPTDPARSCAIANVGVRGIAPGELMDILMKKYRIWTVAIDGAGVHGVRVTPHLFTSTAELDAFVKALGELAA